One bacterium DNA segment encodes these proteins:
- a CDS encoding DsrE family protein: MALLIVLNRRPGDGTDVAWNAARIANKAQEMGMPTRVFLMNDGVWIAHGDLAAAGDEAHGFLREALGRGAELRACGTCLDRAGIPHDKIIPEAQVSTLPDLVRWIAGSDRILTF; encoded by the coding sequence ATGGCCCTTCTAATCGTTCTCAACCGCCGGCCCGGCGACGGCACCGACGTCGCCTGGAACGCCGCCCGCATTGCAAACAAAGCCCAGGAGATGGGGATGCCCACCCGCGTTTTCCTGATGAACGACGGCGTATGGATCGCGCATGGCGACCTTGCCGCGGCCGGAGACGAGGCGCACGGGTTCCTGCGGGAGGCGCTAGGACGGGGCGCGGAGCTGCGGGCGTGCGGGACATGTCTCGACCGCGCGGGCATTCCGCACGACAAAATCATCCCCGAAGCGCAGGTAAGCACGCTGCCCGACCTCGTGCGGTGGATCGCCGGCTCGGACAGGATACTGACGTTTTGA
- a CDS encoding GxxExxY protein: MQEVDLKLSESTSKFLYKALGNQILRVFYDVYNELGQGFLESVYQNAMAIALRDAGLFIESQCPIPVYFREQLVGDFRADIVVEKKVILELKTGKAIDKSCEAQIMNYLRATKIQVGYVLNFGPEPTFKRLVYSNERKKLPGFDMASDNS; this comes from the coding sequence ATGCAGGAAGTGGATTTGAAATTGAGTGAAAGCACAAGCAAGTTCCTTTACAAGGCGCTCGGAAATCAAATTCTGCGCGTGTTTTACGACGTGTACAACGAACTGGGGCAAGGATTCCTTGAATCCGTTTATCAAAATGCAATGGCTATTGCGCTGAGAGATGCAGGTCTTTTCATCGAATCACAGTGTCCGATACCGGTGTATTTTCGGGAACAGTTGGTCGGGGACTTCCGTGCGGATATCGTGGTCGAGAAGAAGGTGATTTTGGAATTGAAGACTGGTAAGGCGATTGACAAATCCTGCGAGGCGCAGATAATGAACTATCTTCGCGCCACGAAGATCCAAGTCGGCTATGTTCTGAATTTCGGCCCGGAGCCAACCTTCAAGCGGCTTGTGTATTCAAATGAACGCAAGAAGCTGCCGGGCTTCGATATGGCGTCAGACAATTCCTAG
- a CDS encoding amidohydrolase, translated as MCVSGVRVSKAVLEIEPKVIEWRRDFHMHPEIGMLEFRTSEKVQAHLSALGIPFKVYAGTGVVGLLDSGKPGPTVMLRADMDALPVEEENDIQYKSQNPGCMHACGHDTHMAMLMGIAQVLKNEGLSRGRVKFCFQPGEEGRDGAKLMIADGLFRDEPVPDVALGMHIWNNLPAGEVAVLDGPCMASVDEFEIFVRGVGGHAAYPHQTVDPIVISAQIITAMQSIVSRTVAPMDKAVLSICEVHGGTAFNIIPPEVVLRGTVRTFLPETEAAIRRQVEEMPPAIAKSMGGEAEVNYIVKLPSTINDPKVAGFARRIAAGIVGDAKVVDTEPSMGGEDFSLFGRQVPAAFVFLGSRNPEKDATMPHHHPKFNVDEDMFKVGVELGVRFAREWG; from the coding sequence ATGTGCGTTTCCGGCGTTAGAGTTTCCAAGGCGGTGCTTGAAATCGAGCCGAAGGTTATCGAGTGGCGGCGCGACTTCCACATGCATCCGGAAATCGGGATGCTCGAATTCCGCACGAGCGAAAAGGTGCAGGCGCACCTGTCGGCGCTTGGAATTCCGTTCAAGGTGTACGCCGGGACGGGCGTCGTCGGGCTGCTGGACAGCGGCAAGCCCGGGCCGACGGTGATGCTGCGCGCGGACATGGACGCGCTGCCCGTCGAAGAGGAAAACGACATACAGTACAAGTCGCAGAACCCGGGATGCATGCACGCGTGCGGCCACGACACGCACATGGCGATGCTGATGGGGATCGCGCAGGTGCTGAAAAACGAGGGGCTTTCGCGCGGGCGCGTCAAATTCTGCTTCCAGCCCGGCGAAGAGGGCCGCGACGGCGCGAAGCTTATGATCGCGGACGGGCTGTTCCGCGACGAGCCGGTGCCCGACGTCGCGCTGGGGATGCACATCTGGAACAATCTGCCCGCGGGCGAGGTGGCGGTGCTCGACGGGCCGTGCATGGCCAGCGTGGACGAGTTCGAAATATTCGTGCGCGGGGTGGGGGGGCACGCGGCATACCCGCACCAGACGGTGGACCCTATTGTGATAAGCGCGCAGATAATCACGGCGATGCAATCCATCGTCAGCCGCACCGTGGCGCCGATGGACAAGGCTGTTCTTTCGATTTGCGAGGTGCATGGCGGCACCGCGTTCAACATCATCCCGCCGGAGGTCGTGCTGCGCGGCACCGTGCGCACGTTCCTGCCGGAAACCGAGGCTGCGATACGCAGGCAGGTGGAGGAGATGCCGCCGGCGATAGCGAAATCCATGGGGGGGGAAGCGGAAGTGAACTACATCGTCAAACTGCCCTCGACGATAAACGATCCGAAAGTCGCCGGATTCGCGCGCAGGATCGCCGCGGGTATAGTTGGCGATGCGAAAGTCGTGGACACCGAGCCCTCGATGGGCGGCGAGGACTTCAGCCTGTTCGGGAGGCAGGTTCCGGCGGCGTTCGTCTTCCTCGGCAGCAGGAATCCGGAGAAAGACGCGACGATGCCGCACCACCACCCGAAATTCAACGTGGACGAGGACATGTTCAAGGTCGGCGTGGAGCTGGGCGTCCGGTTCGCGCGGGAGTGGGGGTAG